The Flavobacterium marginilacus genome window below encodes:
- a CDS encoding transposase DNA-binding-containing protein → MRRYFTDIDDSRLLKRSNLILDSLFHNCVHSIRQLTQSDSECKAVYRFLQNKRVSESKLIKNMSANCCFSAQDKTVLCIQDTSEVNLYNHKNRVKKDEFIGLTNAAYKRRNWIFTAS, encoded by the coding sequence ATGCGAAGATATTTTACAGACATTGATGATTCTCGACTATTAAAAAGGAGTAATTTAATATTAGATAGTTTATTTCATAATTGTGTTCATTCGATACGTCAGCTTACACAAAGCGATTCAGAATGTAAAGCAGTTTATCGTTTCTTGCAGAACAAAAGAGTTTCAGAATCGAAATTAATTAAAAACATGTCAGCAAACTGCTGTTTTTCAGCTCAAGACAAAACAGTTTTATGTATACAGGACACAAGTGAGGTCAATTTATATAATCATAAAAACAGAGTTAAAAAAGACGAATTTATAGGATTGACTAATGCTGCATACAAAAGGAGGAATTGGATTTTTACTGCATCCTAG
- a CDS encoding BlaI/MecI/CopY family transcriptional regulator encodes MQLSNSEEQLMQHLWKLEKAFMKDLLEAHPDPKPATTTVATLLKRMIDKKFVAYNEFGNLREYYPLVKKTDYFSKHVNGLISNFFNNSASQFASFFTTETNLSTSELEELKKIIDSQIQKKKK; translated from the coding sequence ATGCAGCTATCCAACTCAGAAGAACAATTAATGCAGCATCTCTGGAAGCTTGAAAAAGCATTCATGAAAGATTTGCTCGAAGCACACCCAGATCCAAAACCAGCCACAACAACTGTTGCCACATTGTTAAAAAGAATGATTGATAAAAAATTTGTTGCATACAACGAATTTGGTAATTTGCGCGAATATTATCCATTGGTCAAAAAAACAGATTATTTCTCCAAACACGTCAACGGATTGATTAGTAATTTCTTTAATAATTCGGCTTCACAGTTTGCTTCTTTCTTTACTACCGAAACCAATTTATCGACCTCCGAATTGGAAGAACTTAAGAAAATAATCGATTCACAAATTCAAAAAAAGAAAAAATGA
- a CDS encoding M56 family metallopeptidase: MTTYLLKSGILLFIFYLIYRLWLENEKMFLFNRIYLLASLVFSLLIPLQLISFEPSATSKIISVQLDELAIQKNSQSFKSLAESLDLTNIILAIYVTVFLVLIIRFLLNLFSLYNKVLRSEVQFVKGEKIILINEPILPHSFWNAIFINKQEFKNDRIPSELIAHEKAHLDQKHTLDILFIEFLQIIFWFNPLVILYKRAIKLNHEFLADAVVNNQFREVTKYQSLLLEIASNKTNIILASNINYLITKKRFIMMTKKESPARIFLKVCSIGIITSLLLFVFSCKDNPEESNTKKQNKIEKSSVGIEEKSTLPDEDDTVRSLAGLEIKPEFPGGIEEFYKFVGKNYQAPEEEGLKGKVYITFIVEKDGSLSDFKVLRDIGYGTGEEAVRVLKLSPNWLPGTINNKPVRTLYSLPITIQSPD; encoded by the coding sequence ATGACAACATACCTTTTAAAATCAGGAATACTGCTATTTATTTTTTACTTAATATATAGGTTGTGGCTAGAAAACGAAAAAATGTTTCTTTTTAATCGGATCTATTTACTAGCAAGTTTAGTTTTTAGTCTTTTGATTCCGTTGCAACTTATTTCGTTTGAACCTTCTGCTACAAGCAAAATAATATCCGTCCAATTAGACGAATTAGCAATTCAAAAAAATAGTCAAAGCTTCAAATCGTTAGCCGAAAGCCTAGATTTAACCAATATTATTCTTGCCATTTATGTTACAGTTTTTTTAGTATTAATTATTCGTTTCCTTCTGAATTTATTTTCATTATATAATAAAGTATTAAGAAGTGAAGTTCAATTTGTTAAAGGTGAAAAAATCATTCTAATAAATGAACCTATTTTACCACATTCTTTCTGGAATGCAATCTTTATCAATAAACAAGAATTCAAAAATGATAGAATTCCATCCGAATTAATTGCGCATGAAAAAGCACATTTAGATCAAAAACATACTTTAGACATACTATTTATTGAGTTTCTACAAATTATTTTTTGGTTTAATCCATTAGTAATTCTCTATAAAAGAGCGATTAAACTCAATCACGAATTCTTAGCAGATGCTGTGGTAAATAATCAATTTAGAGAAGTTACCAAATATCAATCTTTGTTACTTGAGATTGCTTCTAATAAAACTAATATCATTTTAGCAAGTAACATTAACTATTTAATAACTAAAAAACGTTTTATTATGATGACAAAAAAAGAATCGCCCGCAAGAATATTTCTGAAAGTATGCAGCATCGGAATTATTACCAGCCTATTATTATTTGTTTTTAGCTGTAAAGATAATCCTGAAGAAAGTAATACAAAAAAACAAAATAAAATTGAAAAAAGCAGCGTTGGTATAGAAGAAAAATCAACGTTGCCTGATGAAGATGACACAGTAAGATCTCTTGCTGGATTAGAAATAAAACCTGAGTTCCCAGGTGGTATTGAAGAGTTTTACAAATTTGTAGGTAAAAACTATCAAGCTCCAGAAGAAGAAGGACTTAAAGGAAAAGTATACATAACATTTATAGTAGAAAAAGACGGTTCCTTATCCGATTTTAAAGTACTTAGAGATATTGGTTATGGAACAGGAGAAGAAGCTGTTAGAGTTTTAAAATTATCGCCAAATTGGTTACCTGGAACAATAAACAACAAGCCTGTTAGAACATTATATAGCTTACCTATAACAATTCAAAGCCCAGATTAA
- a CDS encoding saccharopine dehydrogenase family protein, with translation MRTILIIGAGRSASSLIQYLLNKSEEENLHVIIGDLSLALAQKKTNNHPNATPIALDIFDENQRRNAIQKAAIVISMLPAHLHIEVARDCIAYKKHLVTASYISDAMQELNEAAKTNNLIFMNEIGLDPGIDHMSAMKTIDEIREKGGRILLFESFCGGLVAPESDNNLWNYKFTWAPRNVVLAGQGGAAKFIQEGAYKYIPYVNLFRRTEFLEVEGYGKFEAYSNRDSLKYRSVYGLDDALTLYRGTIRRVGFSKAWNMFVQLGMTDDSYIMENSEDMSYRQFVNSFLPYHPTDSVEIKMRLILKIDQDDIMWDKLLELDLFNPNKKVGMKDATPAQILEKILTDSWTLQPKDKDMIVMYHKFGFVLNGEEKQIDSKMVCIGEDQTYTAMSKTVGLPVAMATLLILNGKITTPGVQLPIKKEVYLPILKELEEYGVVFHEQAKSYVGYNPDKVFN, from the coding sequence ATGAGAACAATTCTAATTATAGGAGCAGGAAGATCTGCTTCATCTTTGATTCAATACCTTTTAAACAAATCGGAAGAGGAGAATCTGCATGTTATTATTGGGGATTTATCTTTGGCTTTAGCCCAAAAAAAGACTAATAATCATCCCAATGCAACTCCAATTGCTCTTGATATATTTGATGAAAACCAAAGGAGAAATGCTATTCAAAAAGCAGCTATTGTGATTTCGATGCTGCCGGCCCATCTGCATATAGAAGTAGCAAGGGATTGTATTGCGTATAAAAAGCACCTTGTTACTGCATCATATATTAGTGATGCCATGCAGGAATTAAATGAAGCGGCTAAAACTAATAATTTGATTTTCATGAATGAAATTGGACTCGATCCAGGAATTGATCACATGAGTGCGATGAAGACTATTGATGAGATAAGAGAAAAAGGAGGCAGAATACTTTTGTTTGAATCTTTCTGTGGCGGACTTGTAGCACCAGAATCTGATAATAATCTGTGGAATTATAAATTTACATGGGCACCAAGAAATGTGGTGTTGGCAGGACAGGGCGGAGCTGCAAAATTTATTCAGGAAGGGGCGTATAAATACATTCCGTATGTGAATCTGTTTCGCAGAACCGAATTTCTTGAAGTGGAAGGTTATGGGAAATTTGAAGCATATTCCAATAGAGATTCGCTTAAATACCGCAGTGTTTATGGTCTTGATGATGCGCTTACTTTGTATAGAGGAACTATTCGGAGAGTTGGTTTTTCCAAAGCCTGGAATATGTTTGTGCAGCTGGGCATGACAGATGATAGTTATATTATGGAAAACTCCGAAGATATGAGTTACCGACAATTTGTGAATTCTTTTCTGCCATATCATCCAACAGATTCGGTTGAAATAAAAATGCGGTTGATTCTGAAAATTGACCAGGACGATATTATGTGGGATAAACTGCTGGAACTGGATTTGTTTAACCCCAATAAAAAAGTGGGAATGAAAGATGCTACTCCTGCCCAGATTCTTGAAAAAATCCTCACCGACAGCTGGACTTTACAGCCTAAGGATAAAGATATGATTGTAATGTACCACAAATTCGGTTTTGTCCTCAACGGGGAAGAAAAGCAGATCGATTCCAAAATGGTCTGCATAGGCGAAGACCAGACTTATACAGCTATGTCCAAAACTGTTGGATTGCCGGTTGCAATGGCGACTCTGCTAATTTTGAATGGTAAAATCACTACTCCTGGAGTACAGCTTCCTATTAAGAAAGAAGTGTATCTTCCAATTTTGAAAGAACTGGAAGAATATGGTGTTGTGTTCCATGAACAGGCGAAGTCTTATGTGGGATATAATCCTGACAAGGTTTTTAATTAA